A part of Desulfomicrobium baculatum DSM 4028 genomic DNA contains:
- a CDS encoding YHS domain-containing protein translates to MKKLILLCAAVTAFAFLSLSQAWAAPQTECPVMGGTINKELYVDYKGERVYFCCAGCPETFKKDPEKYMKKLRDEGVELEKVPAEAAPTEKKQ, encoded by the coding sequence ATGAAAAAGCTCATTCTGCTCTGCGCGGCCGTGACCGCCTTCGCCTTTCTTTCCCTGTCCCAGGCCTGGGCCGCGCCTCAGACCGAATGCCCCGTCATGGGCGGGACCATCAACAAGGAACTCTATGTGGATTACAAGGGCGAGCGGGTGTATTTCTGCTGCGCGGGCTGCCCTGAGACCTTTAAGAAGGACCCTGAAAAGTATATGAAGAAGCTCCGGGACGAAGGCGTGGAGCTGGAAAAGGTCCCGGCCGAAGCTGCTCCGACGGAAAAGAAACAGTAA
- a CDS encoding TolC family protein, translating to MMRIYLTCLAIWGLAAVLVFAGTAAYAGDEGWPEQSVLNGYLEEGARANPGLQAAFARFDAALDKVPQARAWPDPRLSFGVFTVPVETRTGPQRMRYGVSQMLPWFGKRELKATVAEREAAALLAQAQGVKLALFREIEAAYFEYAYLGKALESAREELEILKYFEALVEARYTVSTATYADFTRVQVERAKAEERIASLDDYRLPLSERLRTLLGRPAGEVLPMPVGVPLMDTGWDDKQITAAVTEHNLVLTALDAKAEAADAAAVLARKEFIPDLTVGVESIYTDAPRMAGVVNEGKDPVAITFGINLPFDQEAREAAVRQAKNSARATRLERADKVAGLEAQASRLLFGVRDGSRRLGLLLDTIVPKARQNLEASMDAYQAGKASMLDLLTAEKTLIELNLQYHRVLTDQAVRLADLDMLAGEEIPRKFVQAPATAGKEQARDLRVSLTTPEASK from the coding sequence ATGATGAGGATTTACCTGACTTGTTTGGCCATCTGGGGCCTTGCGGCGGTGCTGGTTTTTGCGGGCACGGCTGCATACGCCGGGGATGAAGGCTGGCCGGAGCAAAGCGTGCTGAACGGGTATCTGGAGGAGGGAGCACGCGCCAATCCGGGCCTGCAGGCCGCCTTCGCCCGCTTCGACGCCGCCCTGGACAAGGTCCCGCAGGCGCGGGCCTGGCCCGATCCGAGGCTGTCTTTTGGGGTCTTCACCGTCCCCGTCGAGACGCGCACCGGCCCCCAGCGCATGCGTTACGGCGTGTCCCAGATGCTGCCCTGGTTCGGCAAGCGCGAGCTGAAGGCCACGGTGGCCGAGCGCGAGGCCGCGGCTCTGCTCGCTCAGGCCCAGGGGGTCAAGCTGGCTCTTTTTCGCGAGATAGAGGCCGCCTATTTCGAATACGCCTATCTTGGCAAGGCGCTCGAATCCGCCCGGGAAGAGCTGGAGATCCTGAAGTATTTCGAAGCGTTGGTTGAGGCCAGATACACCGTGTCCACAGCCACCTACGCAGATTTCACCCGCGTCCAGGTGGAGCGGGCCAAGGCTGAGGAGCGCATCGCCTCCTTGGACGATTACCGACTCCCCTTGTCCGAGCGCCTGCGCACTCTCCTTGGTAGGCCCGCCGGCGAGGTCCTGCCCATGCCCGTCGGCGTGCCGCTCATGGACACGGGCTGGGATGACAAACAAATCACGGCGGCCGTGACGGAACACAATCTGGTGCTGACCGCCCTTGATGCCAAGGCCGAAGCCGCCGATGCCGCCGCAGTCCTGGCACGCAAGGAATTCATCCCCGACCTGACCGTAGGGGTGGAGTCCATCTACACGGACGCCCCGCGCATGGCCGGAGTGGTCAACGAGGGCAAGGACCCTGTGGCCATCACCTTCGGCATCAACCTGCCCTTCGATCAGGAGGCGCGGGAGGCGGCGGTGCGTCAGGCCAAGAATTCCGCCCGGGCGACGCGCCTGGAGCGGGCCGACAAGGTTGCCGGACTTGAGGCCCAGGCCAGCAGGCTGCTTTTTGGCGTCCGCGACGGGTCCAGGCGTCTGGGGCTTCTGCTGGATACCATCGTGCCCAAGGCGCGGCAAAATCTGGAAGCCTCCATGGACGCGTATCAGGCGGGGAAAGCCTCCATGCTGGACCTGCTTACGGCCGAGAAGACGCTCATCGAGCTTAATCTGCAGTATCATCGGGTGCTGACGGACCAGGCCGTGCGCCTGGCGGATCTCGATATGCTGGCCGGGGAGGAGATCCCTCGAAAATTTGTGCAGGCCCCGGCTACGGCCGGGAAGGAACAAGCCCGTGATCTGCGGGTTTCGTTGACAACCCCCGAAGCCTCCAAGTGA
- a CDS encoding 2-oxoacid:acceptor oxidoreductase family protein, translating into MNIFNIHLCGVGGQGIGLLSEIILRAADHADHAAKAVDTHGLAQRGGIVVSQIRLGKAAHSPMIPEGEADLVVGLERHEALRSMQSALKDGGALVYYDTVLQPLPVRLGAAAEISGDDVARVSSARGITSHAVIRPDIADPRMQNIAVLSVISREGLIPGVTAEHYEQAMDDLLKGVVLEANLRLFRGD; encoded by the coding sequence ATGAACATATTCAATATCCATCTATGCGGCGTCGGCGGGCAGGGTATCGGCCTTTTGAGCGAGATCATTCTGCGTGCGGCCGACCACGCCGACCACGCGGCCAAGGCCGTCGACACCCACGGCCTGGCCCAGCGCGGCGGCATCGTCGTGTCCCAGATCCGGCTTGGCAAAGCCGCACACAGCCCCATGATTCCCGAGGGCGAGGCGGACCTGGTCGTCGGCCTCGAACGTCACGAAGCCTTGCGCTCCATGCAGTCCGCCCTGAAGGACGGCGGCGCACTCGTCTATTACGACACCGTGCTTCAGCCCCTGCCCGTGCGTCTCGGCGCGGCGGCGGAAATCTCCGGCGATGACGTCGCCCGGGTCTCATCCGCGCGCGGTATCACGAGCCATGCGGTCATTCGTCCGGACATCGCCGACCCACGCATGCAGAACATCGCCGTGCTGTCCGTCATCAGCCGGGAAGGGCTCATACCCGGCGTGACGGCGGAGCATTACGAACAGGCCATGGACGACCTGCTCAAGGGCGTGGTGCTTGAGGCTAACCTGCGGCTTTTCCGCGGGGACTGA